The following proteins are encoded in a genomic region of Danio rerio strain Tuebingen ecotype United States chromosome 16, GRCz12tu, whole genome shotgun sequence:
- the LOC137487946 gene encoding uncharacterized protein produces MSVEEVLLHLVEISRKQNSISEQLTARQDRLEQQLRQAARHHPTPEVSAHHHLTKLSDLDDIDAYLHTFEVIAEREGWLKENWARMLAPFLTGEAQRAYFSLETPKNEDYKALKKEILARMGLSTISAAQQFSQWSYDEKQPVRTQAAQLSRLGRLWLLGGDPSAVQVAEKVIIEKMMRALPRRLRTLTSMRNPESLATLVEAIELAEAHIARDNGERAALPPRRVSAPWRPVEGTARPGGRPAVPSPMDEPMPTEPTTHSTPAWTAGCAVHRNIPPEAPTHKVQLEGKTQTATLDTGSAITLVHPKTLKYHHESKGRIPITCVHGDTRHVPARRVTIAAKPGSWRIEVGVVPDLPVSLLLGRDWPGFDELLTHHHAPSARSKKKNKPRAHRDRKPALMTTESDRGGESSISANLYFDLFQQITAGGDFGRAQREDETLKHCWPQVRIIDGNERLPSPHPLPHFIVENGLLYCVAERRGEKKTLLVVPRTKRETVLELAHTHPMAGHLGAANTVKRIRDRFHWPGLDGEVKRYCQACDICQRTSPQRPPPSPLIPLPIIDVPFTRIGMDLVGPLPKSARGHEHILVILDYATRYPEAIPLRKATSSAIAKELFLLCSRVGIPTEILTDQGTPFMSRLMADLCHLLKVKQLKTSVYHPQTDGLVERFNKTLKQMLRRVVAEDGRDWDLMIPYVLFGIREVPQASTGFTPFELLFGRQPRGLLDVARQAWEQEPAPQRSVIEHVRDMRERIDKIMPIVKQHLTEAQRAQQRLYNRPAQPREFHPGDKVMILIPTTTSKFLASWKGPYTVVERVGPVNYRVRQPGRRREEQLYHINLMKKWVAAPGHLVAFAEETLPVVHIGEQLSPNQKAELQALVGQFKDVFSEKPGRTSIIQHNIITPPGTIVRQRPYRVPEARRLAIDEEIQKMRRLGIIEPSRSPWSSPIVMVPKPDGTLRFCNDFRKLNEISKFDGYPMPRVDELLDRLGGARFISTIDLTKGYWQLPLSEDAKEKTAFSTPGGHWQYRVLPFGLHGAPATFQRMMDILLRPHQPYAAAYLDDLIVHSESWEEHLSRLRRVLLDLRRAGLTANPKKCHLGLAEARYLGFHIGRGLIQPQQNKVKALQETPQPTTKTQVRAFLGLAGYYRCFIPNFSSIASPLTDLTRKGQPERIRWTKEADDAFRALKKSLTSSPVLHAPDFGCPFILQTDASDSGLGAVLSQVHGDEEHPIMYVSRKLTPAETRYATVEKEALAIKWAILELRYYLLGRKFTLVTDHAPLQWMATAKNNNARVTRWFLSLQDFNFDVQHRAGASHGNADGLSRLWSGWAGLSKHSTPPLNTLLFLRRTPRTRTTLRGGECSEPCNTTSPWAQIHTSWISHQPRIAHSWTSSARERYKLAPHRRK; encoded by the coding sequence ATGTCGGTGGAAGAGGTACTGCTCCACCTAGTGGAGATCTCCAGGAAACAGAATTCCATCTCTGAGCagcttacagccagacaggatcgactggaacagcagctccgccaggcggccagacaccatccgactcccgaagtgagtgcgcatcatcatctcactaaactcagcgacctggatgatattgacgCTTATTTACATACCTTTGAGGTTATTGCCGAGAGAGAAGGCTGGCTAAAAGAAAACTGGGCGAGAATGTTGGCTCCGTTTCTCACAGGAGAAGCGCAACGAGCATATTTTTCACTAGagacacctaaaaatgaagattacaaagcgttaaaaaaggaaatattagccagaatggggctatccacaatcagcgcagcccaacagttttcccagtggtcttaCGACGAGAAACAACCAGTGAGAACCcaagcagctcaactttctcgcctgggaaggctatggttattgggaggagatccctcggcggtccaggtcgctgagaaggtgatcatcgagaagatgatgcgtgcgttaccccgacgtttgcgaacactcaccagcatgcgaaatcctgagtcactggccaccctggtggaggcgatcgagctggctgaagctcacatcgcccgagataatggggagagagcggctctgccaccccggagggtaagtgcaccttggcgaccggtggagggcacagcgcgaccaggcggcagaccagcggtccccagcccgatggacgagccgatgcccaccgagccgacgacgcactcgaccccggcctggacagcagggtgcgcggttcaccgcaatatccctcccgaagctcccacccataaagtccagctagagggaaaaacacaaacggcCACCTTAGACACAGGAAGCGCCATCACTCTGGTTCACCCGAAAACTTTAAAATACCATCATGAAAGCAAAGGGCGAATTCCGATCACGTGTGTGCAtggtgatacccgccacgtacccgcccGAAGAGTAACCATCGCGGCGAAACCAGGTAGCTGGCGAATCGAAGTCGGGGTTGTTCCAGATCTTCCTGTGTCCCTCttactgggcagagactggccggggttcgacgaactcctaactcaccaccacgctccatcggctcgttcaaagaagaagaacaagccacgggctcatcgggaccgcaaaccagcgctgatgaccaccgagagcgacagagggggtgagtcatctaTATCTGCTAATCTATACTTTGATCTGTTTCAACAGATAACCGCAGGAGGTGACTTTGGCAGAGCACAGAGGGAAGATGAAACGCTCAAACACTGTTGGCCACAAGTACGGATCATCGACGGAAATGAGcgacttcccagccctcaccccctcccacatttcattgtggaaaatggtctgctgtactgtgtcgcagagaggcggggggaaaagaagacactactggtcgttccgaggaccaagagggagacggtcttagaactggcacatacccacccgatggcgggacatctgggagcggccaacacggtgaaaaggatccgcgaccgtttccattggccggggctagacggggaagtaaagaggtattgccaggcatgtgacatctgccagagaacgtctccccaacgaccaccccccagccctctaataccgctacccatcatcgatgtgcccttcacccgaattggtatggacttggtagggcctttgccgaagtcggcccggggacatgagcacatccttgttatcctcgattatgccaccagataccctgaagcgattcccctgaggaaagccacgtcatcggccatcgcgaaggagctgtttctgctatgcagtcgagtgggaatcccaacggagatactgaccgaccagggcacccccttcatgtcccggttgatggcagacctctgtcacCTACTCAAGGTAAAACAGCTAAAAACCTCTGTATATCATCCACAGACGGACGGCCTTGTCGAGCGCTTTAACAAGactctgaagcagatgctccgacgggtggtggcagaggacgggcgcgactgggacctcatgatcccgtacgtgttattcggtatcagggaagtcccccaggcctccacaggatttacccccttcgaactgctgtttggccgccaaccccgaggcctattggatgtggctcgtcaagcctgggaacaggaaccagccccccagcggtcggtgattgaacacgtacgggacatgagagaacgcatcgacaaaatcatgcccatcgtcaaacaacacctgaccgaagcccagcgcgcccagcagagattgtataaccggcccgcccaacccagagagttccacccaggggacaaggtgatgatactcatacctaccacaacgtcgaagttcctcgcatcctggaagggaccatacaccgtggtagaaagggtagggccggtaaattatcgagtccgtcagccgggacgaagacggGAAGAACAACTCTACCACATAAATCTTatgaagaagtgggttgcagctccaggtcatctcgttgccttcgctgaagaaactcttcccgttgtccacattggtgagcaactctcaccaaaccagaaggcggagctgcaagccttggttggtcagttcaaggatgtgttctcggagaaaccgggccgaacctccatcatccaacacaacattatcactcctcctggcaccatcgtccggcaaaggccttatcgagttccagaggctcgcaggctggctatcgacgaggagatccagaagatgagaaggttaggcatcatcgaaccatcccgtagcccgtggtccagcccaatagtgatggtccccaaacccgatggcaccctccgtttctgcaacgacttcaggaaactcaacgagatctccaagttcgacggataccccatgcctcgggtggacgagctgctggataggctgggtggagcccgatttatctccaccatcgacctcaccaaaggctactggcagttaccactcagtgaagacgccaaggagaaaaccgccttctccacacccggtgggcactggcaataccgggttcttcccttcgggctccacggggccccagccacattccaaagaatgatggacatcctgctgaggccccaccagccatatgcagcagcctacctggacgacctcatcgtccactcagagtcatgggaagaacacctatcccggttacggagggtgctcttagatcttcgacgggctgggctcacagctaatcccaagaaatgccacctgggtctagccgaagccagatacctcgggttccacattggacgaggtctcatacagccacagcaaaacaaggtcaaggcactacaggaaactccacaacccaccacaaagacccaggtacgtgcatttctggggttagcgggctactatagatgtttcatacctaacttctcatccatagccagccctttgacagacctgaccagaaaggggcagccggagaggataagATGGACCAAGGAAGCCGACGATGCGTTCCGAGCCCTAAAGAAGTCCCTCAcgtcctcaccggtactgcacgcacctgacttcggctgccccttcattctacagacggatgcttccgactcgggcctgggcgcggtcctctcccaggtccacggcgatgaagaacatcccataatgtacgtgagtcggaagctgacccccgcagagacccgctacgcaacggtggagaaggaggccctggcgatcaagtgggcaatcctggagctaaggtactatctccttggcaggaaattcactctggtgaccgaccacgccccgctacaatggatggcgacagcgaagaacaacaacgctcgggtcaccaggtggttcctgtcgctccaggatttcaacttcgacgtacaacatcgagccggggcctcccacggaaacgcagacggactctcacggctctggtcaggatgggcaggtctgtcgaaacattctaccccccctctcaatacactgctcttccttcgcaggacacccaggaccaggacgacgctaagggggggggaatgtagcgagccatgtaataccacgtcgccctgggcacaaatccacaccagctggatctctcatcaacctcggatcgctcacagctggacctcatcagccagggagagatataagctaGCCCCACACAGACGGAAGTGA